One genomic region from Oryzias melastigma strain HK-1 linkage group LG19, ASM292280v2, whole genome shotgun sequence encodes:
- the si:ch73-103b11.2 gene encoding protein outspread isoform X4: protein MSLKDNACKKFQANIFNKSKCQNCFKPRESHLLNDEDLNQAKPMYGGWLLLAPEGTNFDNPLHRSRKWQRRFFILYEHGLLRYALDEMPSTLPQGTINMNQCSDVIDGESRTGQKNSLCILTPEKEYFIRAECKEIINGWQEALTVYPRTNKQNQKKKRKVDTHTQQDGVTSSQCISTADMNGHPEPGPAKVTVTSSSGGSIPCLPSSIAGAERVPTSRAILWQEESHWSRATIPCSRSASCLSQMSQRPPDSSVSSHDDGGTESTGRKVRVESGYFSLEKTKSEPSPHTVHPYQPPQHLPLSSSASSSSLGASSTRRSQVIGQFEDGQHVERMDTSGSNDPSAKTAQIQRQGRSERRYLDAKQEMSLDTGKDCLASEVSSSSFANLRRAKSLDRRITESSMTPDLLNFKKGWMTKLYEDGVWKKHWFVLTDQSLKYFKDSIAEEALEMDGEIDLSTCYDVKEFPVQRNYGFQILCKEGACTLSAMTSGIRRNWIQAIMKNVRPTIAPDVTRKNISLKLSVLKPRSVPDEKIKGDVTLEPCPQSTPDPPPRPEVSMSDGPRQEQVRNAAAPVSEPRKSRVRERRREGRSKTFDWAEFKMEQTEKPPKERADTVDFSSSCSTASSFCSPSSSASSLASSPVSSSSMQTSSVSVHPPPITPEMEKENIRRTAPAPAVKGKADGQEQGKMELDHPNALCQSGEEKSSSDTSNVQEEIEQRWHQVETTPLREAKQVPITTTFKNSERLPAHELAALLDKELGQKQKELEQLQEQNNFLKEQLEDALGREQNAREGYVLQSASPPSSSSPRRVPWQHLHKLNEDLQSELESQKVKQDLAQQQMRTLKRSYTEAQDAVNRHEADIQALQAKLASAMAEILVGEQAVARMRNELKSEQERSKEQEEEYWRNEATLRAQLKDSEDRLREVEASLLERNQALRHLERQQALQRDHMREVQRLQERLQEVTARLVATEEAQLLKEERLKKEQHSMQESHERERQGLCRRLAEAERAHKDAEDRLLEAEQQVEALLRGRRASASQEFEEEMLKLKEDLAQKADMVESLRESVRRLEEERGRLTCRCQELLNQITEADREVNKLRNRLEAEEADYCNLEHSYDRVTQEFQKISQILREKEEEIQQTKEMYERLMERKEEDLKEALVKMSALGCSLEETEQKLQVKEELLCQMSESLLHNAEPCDAEKDLQAKLVVAEDRIAELELHLRDLQLDYADLRMEREKSHSSSNAELTSDESSKSGEMESQAKKPRIRFSSIQCQKYINFEEIDASSLPGEPKDDRPAAEENCDIALSQSSDPEKFISIIHALETKLLITEEKLRNLTKSLDVQECSQVEEISTTEPPVSEVASVKHFSKALVYVESSREKVSSILSGADSRLHLLSEIENDLFSASLHIRQGQKEEKHKSELESETAESTDADELQLFTKTLSFEATILNKMATLIQTSKSDLLKALVEIWEDVDYSKRTDKDSIALVYASALSRKLMLESTFWKELENAETHVKAKESGADLDVNASVVLNSCIKAELAYSIQNLKLCYEEKFQMLKRELSEVHRNLHEREEALKAIIEASKRPDLPNVIKEVKRTFGFGKHQLADIHPPELAPYMEQIEMEVARDLAEEVVDRQLAGVLSSCAVESVQSFEKAYDSLVSELQRQAALLQRYAVEIENTGSHPGLSKMIHSVLGPQTPHGLTSSSFCIREALIQAQVAYLACRLQAAHEEELSLCKQTSQNMEALVQQHAHNITAIQEKYEERLQEERQHLTDAVVALETENEALKSEIGKRIDQLAQWQEQVVMREDQFLKEVEELKQRHKEEMNQLEQGRVTAELALMDTAAESQRKLEVLLVDMDGMEERHESHLRNLEEQFEQKMHEMQRVHREEMEKLHSQYEESAKKNQKTPEITLSPPCDEPATPMEEEEQGKAEVDSMLVLKDRIQELETQMDNMRDELENKHLEGDVASLREKYQRDFESLKATCERGFAAMEETHQKVVEDLQRQHQREISKLMEERERLLAEETAATIAAIEAMKNAHKEELEKTQRSQLSGLNSDIDELRLQYEEELQSVQRELEVLSEQYSQKCLENAHLAQALEAERQALTQCQRENQELNAHNQELNNRLSAEITRMRSCFSGETALSPLTQGKDVYELEVLLRIKESEIQYLKQEIHSLKDELQSALRDKKYATDKYKDIYTELSIVKAKADCDISKLKEKLLMATEALGERAVEGSVTSGYDIMKSKSNPDFMKKERSTTPKTIRGLRSKSLKEGLTVQERLKLFEAKDSRKI from the exons CCCAGCACTCTACCCCAGGGTACGATCAATATGAACCAGTGCTCCGATGTCATCGATGGCGAATCCAGGACGGGTCAGAAGAACTCGCTGTGCATCCTCACCCCTGAGAAAGAGTACTTCATACGGGCCGAGTGTAAAGAAATCATCAACGG GTGGCAGGAGGCTCTGACCGTTTATCCCCGGACCAACAAGcagaaccagaagaaaaaaCGTAAAGTCGACACCCACACCCAGCAG GATGGAGTTACTTCAAGCCAGTGTATTTCCACTGCGGACATGAATGGACACCCT GAGCCCGGGCCCGCCAAGGTAACGGTGaccagcagcagcggcggcagcATCCCATGCCTGCCCAGCAGCATTGCCGGAGCCGAGCGAGTCCCAACGAGCCGTGCCATCCTGTGGCAGGAGGAGAGCCACTGGAGCCGGGCCACCATCCCCTGCAGCCGCAGCGCCTCCTGCCTCAGCCAGATGAGCCAGAGACCACCGGACTCCAGTGTGTCCAGTCACGATG ATGGAGGAACTGAAAGCACTGGACGGAAAGTTCGAGTAGAGAGCGGTTACTTTTCCTTGGAAAAGACGAAATCAGAGCCTTCTCCTCATACCGTCCATCCATACCAGCCGCCTCAACACCTGCCCCTGTCCTCTTCAGCATCGTCCTCCTCTTTAGGAGCCTCCAGTACCAG GCGGTCTCAAGTCATCGGTCAGTTTGAGGATGGTCAGCATGTTGAGCGGATGGACACGAGCGGCTCGAATGACCCATCAGCTAAAACCGCACAAATCCAGAGACAAGGCCGCAGCGAGAGGCGCTATCTGGACGCCAAGCAG gAGATGTCACTGGATACAGGGAAGGACTGTTTAGCCTCGGAGGTTTCCAGCTCCAGTTTTGCCAACCTAAGAAGAGCGAAATCTTTGGATCGCAGAATCACAGAGTCATCAATGACT CCGgatttgctaaacttcaaaaaaggaTGGATGACGAAGCTTTATGAAGATGGAGTG TGGAAAAAACACTGGTTTGTCCTCACAGACCAGAGTTTGAAGTACTTTAAGGACTCAATAGCTGAAGAG GCCTTAGAAATGGATGGTGAAATTGACCTTTCTACGTGTTACGATGTCAAAGAGTTTCCAGTCCAGAGGAATTACGGCTTCCAAATCCTC tgCAAGGAGGGAGCGTGCACCCTGTCAGCCATGACCTCTGGCATCCGCCGCAACTGGATTCAGGCCATTATGAAGAATGTGCGACCCACTATTGCCCCTGACGTCACCCG GAAAAACATCTCTCTGAAACTATCCGTTCTGAAGCCAAG atCTGTTCCTGATGAGAAGATCAAAGGTGATGTGACTTTGGAGCCGTGTCCTCAGAGCACGCCTGACCCGCCCCCCCGCCCCGAAGTGTCCATGTCCGACGGGCCCAGACAGGAACAAGTCCGCAACGCCGCCGCTCCCGTCTCGGAGCCACGCAAGAGCAGAGTACGCGAGCGCAGACGAGAGGGCCGCTCTAAAACCTTCGACTGGGCCGAGTTCAAGATGGAACAGACGGAGAAGCCGCCAAAAGAACGAGCCGACACAGTCGACTTCAGCTCCTCGTGCTCCACCGCCTCCTCCTTCTGCTCCCCGTCTTCCTCTGCGTCCTCGCTGGCGTCCTCTCCGGTCTCCTCCTCATCCATGCAAACCTCGTCCGTATCAGTTCATCCACCTCCAATAACACCGGAAATGGAGAAGGAAAACATTAGGAGAACTGCTCCAGCTCCAGCAGTGAAAGGGAAGGCTGATGGTCAGGAACAAGGGAAGATGGAGCTCGATCATCCGAACGCTCTTTGTCAAAGTGGTGAAGAGAAAAGCAGCAGCGACACGTCAAACGTGCAAGAAGAGATCGAGCAGCGATGGCATCAGGTGGAAACGACACCTTTAAGAGAAGCCAAGCAGGTTCCCATCACCACGACGTTCAAAAACTCTGAGCGACTTCCTGCTCATGAGCTCGCAGCGCTGCTGGACAAAGAG ttgGGGCAAAAGCAAAAGGAGCTGGAGCAGCTACAGGAGCAGAACAACTTCTTAAAAGAGCAGCTGGAGGACGCTTTAGGGAGAGAACAAAATGCCCGAGAGGGTTATGTACTGCAG AGTGCATcgcctccctcctcctcctcgcctcGTAGAGTGCCGTGGCAGCACTTGCACAAGCTCAACGAAGACTTGCAGAGTGAACTGGAGTCCCAAAAGGTCAAGCAAGACCTCGCTCAGCAGCAAATGCGCACCCTGAAGAGAAGCTACACCGAAGCTCAGGACGCCGTAAACCGCCACGAGGCCGACATTCAAGCTCTGCAGGCTAAGCTCGCCTCCGCCATGGCGGAAATCTTAGTCGGCGAGCAGGCTGTGGCCCGAATGCGAAACGAACTCAAGTCGGAGCAGGAGCGCTCCAAAGAACAAGAGGAGGAATACTGGCGCAATGAGGCCACCTTAAGAGCACAGCTGAAGGACAGTGAAGATCGACTCCGGGAAGTGGAAGCCAGCCTTTTGGAGAGAAACCAAGCGCTCAGACACCTGGAGCGGCAGCAGGCCCTGCAGCGAGACCACATGCGAGAGGTGCAGAGGTTACAGGAGAGGCTGCAAGAGGTCACTGCTCGGTTAGTCGCTACGGAAGAGGCCCAACTCCTGAAGGAGGAGCGCCTCAAGAAGGAGCAGCACAGCATGCAGGAGAGTCACGAGAGGGAACGGCAGGGTTTGTGTAGAAGGTTAGCCGAGGCTGAACGTGCGCACAAAGACGCGGAGGACAGGCTGTTGGAGGCGGAGCAACAGGTGGAGGCCTTGCTGAGAGGGAGGCGGGCCTCTGCGAGTCAGGAGTTTGAAGAGgaaatgttaaagttaaaagaaGATCTGGCCCAAAAGGCCGACATGGTCGAGTCACTGAGGGAAAGTGTGAGGCGGCTGGAAGAAGAAAGAGGACGCCTCACCTGCCGGTGTCAGGAGCTTCTCAACCAGATCACCGAAGCAGACCGGGAGGTCAACAAACTTCGAAACCGCCTGGAAGCTGAAGAAGCGGATTATTGCAACCTGGAACACTCGTACGACAGAGTCACTCAAGAGTTCCAGAAAATTAGCCAGATTCTtagagaaaaagaggaagagatCCAGCAAACGAAGGAGATGTATGAACGGCTGATGGAACGCAAAGAGGAAGATCTGAAAGAAGCTCTGGTGAAGATGAGCGCTCTCGGCTGCAGCTTAGAGGAAACAGAGCAGAAGTTACAAGTCAAAGAGGAACTTCTCTGTCAAATGAGTGAAAGTCTTTTACACAACGCTGAGCCCTGCGACGCCGAAAAAGATCTGCAGGCCAAGCTCGTGGTCGCAGAAGATCGCATTGCAGAGCTGGAACTTCACCTCCGAGATCTCCAGTTGGACTACGCTGACCTGCGCATGGAAAGGGAGAAATCCCACTCGTCCTCAAACGCAGAGCTCACCTCAGATGAGTCATCAAAATCTGGTGAAATGGAGTCTCAAGCCAAGAAACCGAGGATTCGCTTTTCAAGTATTCAGTGccaaaaatacatcaactttGAGGAAATCGATGCCAGCAGCCTCCCCGGAGAACCTAAAGATGACCGCCCAGCAGCTGAGGAAAACTGCGATATCGCTCTTTCACAGTCCAGTGACCCGGAGAAGTTCATCTCCATCATTCATGCCCTCGAAACGAAGCTCCTCATCACGGAGGAGAAGCTGAGAAATCTCACAAAGAGTCTCGATGTTCAAGAATGCTCCCAAGTAGAAGAGATATCTACAACTGAGCCTCCCGTTAGTGAGGTCGCGTCTGTAAAGCATTTCTCCAAGGCCCTGGTTTACGTTGAGAGCAGCCGAGAGAAAGTGAGCAGCATTCTGAGCGGCGCCGACTCACGTTTGCACTTATTGTCAGAAATAGAGAACGACTTGTTTAGTGCGTCGCTTCACATTCGACAAGgccaaaaagaggaaaaacacaagTCAGAGTTAGAGAGCGAGACCGCTGAGAGTACAGATGCAGACGAACTCCAGCTCtttaccaaaactttatcttttgagGCGACCATTCTCAACAAAATGGCCACGCTGATTCAAACCTCAAAATCTGACCTGCTGAAAGCTCTTGTTGAGATTTGGGAGGACGTCGATTATTCTAAAAGGACCGACAAGGATTCAATAGCTTTAGTTTACGCCAGCGCGTTGTCTAGGAAGCTGATGCTGGAGAGCACGTTCTGGAAGGAGCTGGAGAACGCCGAAACACACGTAAAAGCCAAAGAAAGCGGCGCCGATTTAGACGTCAACGCCTCAGTAGTGTTAAACTCCTGTATCAAAGCAGAACTAGCATATTCTATTCAGAACCTTAAACTTTGCTATGAAGAAAAATTCCAAATGCTCAAAAGAGAGTTAAGTGAAGTCCACCGTAACCTCCATGAAAGGGAAGAAGCTCTGAAAGCGATTATTGAAGCTTCTAAAAGGCCCGATCTGCCGAATGTTATAAAAGAAGTGAAAAGGACCTTTGGGTTTGGGAAGCACCAGTTAGCAGACATTCACCCCCCTGAGCTGGCCCCCTACATGGAGCAAATTGAAATGGAAGTAGCCCGAGATTTGGCCGAGGAAGTTGTGGACAGGCAGCTAGCCGGCGTGCTGTCTTCATGTGCTGTTGAGTCGGTTCAGTCGTTTGAAAAAGCATACGACAGCCTCGTAAGTGAACTCCAGCGACAGGCGGCGCTCCTTCAGAGATACGCGGTGGAAATCGAAAACACCGGAAGCCACCCCGGGTTGTCTAAAATGATCCACAGCGTTCTAGGCCCCCAAACGCCACACGGGTTGACGAGCAGCTCGTTTTGCATCCGGGAAGCTCTCATCCAGGCTCAAGTGGCTTACTTAGCATGTCGGCTACAAGCCGCACATGAAGAAGAGTTGAGTTTGTGTAAGCAGACCAGTCAGAACATGGAAGCGCTGGTGCAGCAGCATGCGCACAACATCACTGCAATTCAGGAAAAGTACGAGGAGCGCTTGCAAGAGGAGCGGCAGCACCTGACGGACGCCGTGGTCGCTCTGGAGACGGAGAACGAGGCTCTGAAAAGTGAAATCGGCAAACGGATCGACCAGCTCGCTCAGTGGCAGGAGCAGGTGGTTATGAGGGAGGACCAGTTCctgaaggaggtggaggagctgaAGCAGAGGCACAAGGAGGAGATGAACCAATTAGAACAAGGTCGCGTGACGGCGGAGCTGGCCCTCATGGACACGGCGGCCGAGAGTCAACGGAAGCTGGAGGTTCTGCTGGTAGACATGGACGGGATGGAGGAGCGCCACGAGAGCCACCTGAGAAACCTGGAGGAGCAGTTTGAACAAAAGATGCACGAAATGCAGCGAGTCCACAGGGAGGAGATGGAAAAGTTACATTCCCAGTATGAAGAAAGTGccaaaaagaaccaaaaaaccCCAGAGATCACGCTCTCGCCTCCGTGTGATGAGCCTGCAACAccgatggaggaggaggagcagggaaAAGCCGAGGTCGACTCCATGCTGGTTCTGAAGGACCGCATTCAGGAGCTGGAGACTCAGATGGATAACATGAGGGACGAGCTGGAGAACAAGCACCTGGAAGGAGACGTGGCCAGCCTGAGAGAGAAATACCAGAGAGACTTTGAAAGTCTGAAG GCTACCTGTGAGCGCGGGTTTGCCGCAATGGAAGAAACTCATCAGAAGGTCGTAGAAGACCTGCAGCGGCAGCATCAGAGGGAGATTTCTAAACTCATGGAGGAGCGAGAGCGACTGCTGGCTGAGGAAACTGCCGCCACCATTGCTG CCATTGAAGCCATGAAGAATGCTCacaaggaggagctggagaagacCCAACGCTCCCAACTGAGCGGACTGAACTCTGACATCGATGAGCTCCGCCTACAATACGA GGAGGAGCTTCAATCAGTCCAGAGAGAGCTGGAGGTGTTGTCGGAGCAGTACTCTCAGAAATGTCTGGAGAACGCTCACCTAGCTCAGGCGCTGGAGGCGGAGAGGCAGGCCCTCACGCAGTGTCAGAGGGAGAACCAGGAGCTAAACGCTCACaatcag GAGTTGAACAACAGACTGTCTGCAGAAATCACTCGGATGCGGTCTTGTTTCAGCGGAGAAACAGCGCTGTCTCCACTTACCCAGGGCAAAGACGTGTATGAGCTGGAG GTGCTTCTACGAATAAAAGAGTCAGAAATTCAGTATCTTAAACAGGAAATCCACTCATTGAAGGATGAACTGCAGTCTGCTTTAAGG GACAAGAAATATGCCACGGACAAATACAAGGACATCTACACAGAGCTGAGCATCGTGAAGGCAAAGGCCGACTGTGATATCAGCAAGTTGAAGGAGAAGCTGCTGATGGCGACAGAAGCTTTAGGAGAGAGGGCTGTGGAGGGAAGCGTCACTTCTGGATATG aCATCATGAAGTCGAAAAGTAATCcagattttatgaaaaaagaaCGATCAACAACACCCAAGACAATACGAGGACTAAGATCAAAG AGCCTGAAAGAAGGACTAACCGTGCAGGAGAGATTAAAGCTTTTTGAGGCTAAAGACTCCAGAAAGATTTGA